A genomic stretch from Haloarchaeobius amylolyticus includes:
- a CDS encoding double zinc ribbon domain-containing protein: MSKITVRADDDLVERLEARDESKSQLVRDALRAYLDGDVGDDTPDEGDRQATVESHASLDDLVAARIDELVEARVDEILDRRLDAAMAGRGQDLNLTIALDGVQATGEVDAEASDQVSDTSPGSPVAGVSDTAGDTHETTCGQCGETVDSDHVYCPNCGEKASHRAFCECGDEVRSDWAFCPSCGRRTPAADVLDST; the protein is encoded by the coding sequence ATGAGTAAGATTACCGTGCGTGCGGACGACGACCTGGTCGAGCGACTCGAGGCCAGAGACGAGTCCAAGAGCCAGCTCGTCCGCGACGCGCTCCGGGCGTACCTCGACGGGGACGTCGGCGACGACACCCCCGACGAGGGCGACCGGCAGGCTACCGTCGAGAGCCACGCCAGTCTGGACGACCTCGTGGCGGCCCGGATCGACGAGCTGGTCGAGGCGCGGGTCGACGAGATCCTCGACCGGCGGCTCGACGCGGCGATGGCCGGTCGCGGCCAGGACCTGAACCTCACCATCGCGCTCGACGGCGTGCAAGCGACCGGAGAGGTCGACGCCGAGGCGTCCGACCAGGTGTCGGACACCTCTCCCGGGTCGCCGGTGGCAGGTGTGTCGGACACCGCGGGAGACACCCACGAGACGACCTGCGGGCAGTGCGGTGAGACGGTCGATTCGGACCACGTGTACTGCCCGAACTGCGGCGAGAAGGCCTCGCATCGGGCGTTCTGCGAGTGCGGCGACGAGGTGCGCTCGGACTGGGCGTTCTGCCCGAGCTGCGGGCGTCGGACCCCGGCTGCCGACGTGCTCGACTCGACGTAG
- a CDS encoding ribbon-helix-helix domain-containing protein, giving the protein MERVTLRIPKQQIEEVEQMVETGEFPNRSEAIRSAVREMLNEQQTERSGASDNKRTYARV; this is encoded by the coding sequence ATGGAGCGTGTGACACTGCGAATTCCGAAACAGCAGATCGAAGAGGTAGAACAGATGGTCGAGACGGGAGAGTTCCCGAATCGAAGTGAGGCCATTCGGTCGGCCGTCCGCGAGATGCTCAACGAGCAACAGACCGAGCGTTCCGGTGCCAGCGATAACAAGCGCACCTACGCCAGGGTGTAA